The following proteins are co-located in the Streptomyces sp. DT2A-34 genome:
- a CDS encoding SCO4848 family membrane protein — MKLTRPVSWFLAAFGVWSWVIWATFVNNLFKDASGLAFDDGEPTAYLWVHLTLAVVSFLLGTAIGVIGFRGVRASRRSDK; from the coding sequence ATGAAGCTCACCCGCCCCGTCTCCTGGTTCCTCGCAGCGTTCGGCGTCTGGTCGTGGGTGATCTGGGCAACTTTCGTCAACAACCTGTTCAAGGATGCCAGCGGACTTGCCTTTGACGATGGCGAGCCTACGGCTTACCTGTGGGTGCACCTCACCCTGGCCGTCGTGTCCTTCCTTCTGGGCACCGCCATCGGCGTCATTGGCTTCCGGGGCGTTCGAGCGTCCCGCCGCTCTGACAAGTAG
- a CDS encoding SCO4848 family membrane protein has translation MGVVLGSCLWITFVKNLIKDSSGLAFDDGHPTAYFWVHLLLAVVSFVLGTVIGVIGLRSVRALRRTS, from the coding sequence GTGGGGGTTGTACTGGGTTCTTGCTTATGGATCACTTTCGTCAAAAACCTGATCAAGGACAGCAGCGGGCTCGCGTTCGACGACGGTCACCCGACGGCGTACTTCTGGGTGCACCTGCTGCTCGCCGTCGTCTCCTTCGTATTGGGGACGGTCATCGGGGTCATCGGGTTGCGCTCGGTGCGCGCACTGCGCCGGACGTCATAG
- a CDS encoding Uma2 family endonuclease, producing the protein MSAAPVEQPFDDEPFSLTAIADEIMERHPGYRVEIIGGHLLVTPSPDAPHARALTSLMIPFIAAGLHGGETEVLQNVGLWLPTGDEDYAIPDLVVVDADIDDHLVENNAYDPVCFRLVLEVTSGNWKDDLKTKVAAYARAEVPVYVIVDRKHQRLHVLTDPDRDDYANHRPHAPGEVVTLPDSIGAKVTLDVAEILKAGQPKSS; encoded by the coding sequence ATGTCCGCTGCACCCGTCGAGCAGCCCTTCGACGACGAGCCGTTCTCTCTGACGGCCATCGCCGACGAGATCATGGAGCGCCATCCGGGCTACCGCGTCGAGATCATCGGAGGCCACCTCCTCGTGACCCCATCACCGGATGCCCCCCACGCCCGCGCCCTGACCAGCCTCATGATCCCGTTCATCGCAGCCGGCCTGCACGGCGGCGAAACCGAGGTCCTCCAGAACGTCGGGCTCTGGCTGCCGACCGGCGACGAGGACTACGCCATCCCCGACCTCGTGGTGGTGGATGCCGATATCGATGACCACCTCGTCGAGAACAACGCGTACGACCCGGTCTGCTTCCGCCTCGTCCTGGAGGTCACCTCCGGGAACTGGAAGGACGACCTCAAGACCAAGGTCGCCGCCTACGCCAGGGCCGAAGTCCCCGTGTACGTGATCGTCGACCGCAAGCACCAGCGTCTCCACGTCCTCACCGACCCGGACAGGGACGACTACGCCAACCACCGTCCTCACGCTCCCGGCGAAGTGGTCACGCTTCCAGACTCGATCGGCGCCAAGGTCACCCTGGACGTGGCGGAGATCCTGAAAGCAGGCCAGCCGAAAAGTAGTTGA
- a CDS encoding serine protease — translation MRGIPGVTRIPRPLLGALVGVTALLTAGALATPASAAPRPDTPTAVTTVSAGAQQQARDFWTSERMREATPLDLVSVDGNLDGGSVPLKGAATTVAPSGPVAAVGKAVSDIGLLAFPNTGGQWSGGGAVVSTAGRVFFSYQGRTASCSGNAVTSANKSTVITAGHCVKLEGAWHTNWVFVPGYHDGQAPYGRWTASKTLSTPQWTASEDINYDVGAAVVAPLDGKLLTDVVGGQGLAFNTGYNLRMYSFGFPAAAPYDGEKFIYCSGTTNRDFLLSDDHGMNCNMTGGSSGGPWFTQFNESTGTGLLSSVNSFKYNFLPNRMYGPYFGTDAQNLYQTAQTS, via the coding sequence GTGAGAGGCATACCCGGCGTCACCCGCATACCCCGTCCCCTCCTCGGCGCCCTGGTCGGCGTCACCGCGCTGCTCACCGCCGGCGCCCTGGCCACCCCCGCGAGCGCCGCGCCGAGGCCCGACACCCCGACCGCGGTCACCACGGTCTCGGCCGGCGCGCAGCAGCAGGCCCGTGACTTCTGGACGTCGGAACGGATGCGCGAGGCGACCCCGCTCGACCTGGTCTCCGTCGACGGCAACCTCGACGGCGGCTCGGTGCCCCTCAAGGGTGCGGCGACCACCGTCGCGCCCAGCGGCCCGGTCGCGGCGGTCGGCAAGGCCGTATCCGACATCGGCCTGCTGGCCTTCCCGAACACCGGCGGCCAGTGGAGCGGCGGCGGTGCGGTCGTCTCCACGGCGGGACGGGTGTTCTTCAGCTATCAGGGGCGTACGGCGTCCTGTTCCGGCAACGCCGTCACCAGCGCCAACAAGAGCACCGTGATCACCGCGGGCCACTGCGTGAAGCTGGAGGGCGCCTGGCACACCAACTGGGTCTTCGTGCCCGGCTACCACGACGGACAGGCCCCCTACGGCCGCTGGACCGCGTCCAAGACCCTGTCCACACCGCAGTGGACGGCGAGCGAGGACATCAACTACGACGTCGGCGCCGCCGTCGTCGCCCCGCTGGACGGCAAGCTGCTCACGGACGTCGTCGGCGGGCAGGGGCTGGCCTTCAACACCGGCTACAACCTGCGCATGTACTCCTTCGGCTTCCCGGCCGCCGCTCCGTACGACGGCGAGAAGTTCATCTACTGCAGCGGTACCACCAACCGGGACTTCCTGCTCTCCGACGACCACGGCATGAACTGCAACATGACCGGCGGCTCCAGCGGCGGCCCCTGGTTCACGCAGTTCAACGAGTCCACGGGCACCGGCCTGCTGTCCTCGGTGAACAGCTTCAAGTACAACTTCCTGCCGAACCGGATGTACGGCCCGTACTTCGGCACCGACGCCCAGAACCTCTACCAGACCGCACAGACCTCCTGA
- a CDS encoding succinate dehydrogenase iron-sulfur subunit: MATPVMDKVEAESAASPYITVTFRVRRFNPEVSAEATWEDFELEIDPKERVLDGLHKIKWDVDGTLTFRRSCAHGICGSDAMRINGRNRLACKTLIKDINPEKPITVEPIKGLTVLKDLVVDMEPFFQAYRDVMPFLITKDTNEPTRERLQTAEDRERFDDTTKCILCAACTSSCPVFWNDGQYFGPAAIVNAHRFIFDSRDEAGEQRLEILNDKDGVWRCRTTFNCTDACPRGIEVTKAIAEVKKALITRRF; the protein is encoded by the coding sequence ATGGCTACCCCCGTTATGGACAAGGTGGAGGCAGAGTCCGCCGCGTCCCCCTACATCACGGTCACCTTCCGGGTGCGCCGCTTCAACCCGGAGGTCTCGGCCGAGGCGACCTGGGAAGACTTCGAGCTGGAGATCGACCCGAAGGAGCGCGTCCTCGACGGTCTGCACAAGATCAAGTGGGACGTCGACGGCACGCTGACCTTCCGCCGCTCCTGCGCCCACGGCATCTGCGGCTCGGACGCGATGAGGATCAACGGCAGGAACCGTCTTGCCTGCAAGACCCTCATCAAGGACATCAACCCCGAGAAGCCGATCACGGTCGAGCCCATCAAGGGCCTGACGGTCCTGAAGGACCTCGTGGTCGACATGGAGCCGTTCTTCCAGGCGTACCGGGACGTCATGCCCTTCCTCATCACGAAGGACACGAACGAGCCCACGCGTGAGCGCCTGCAGACGGCCGAGGACCGCGAGCGCTTCGACGACACGACGAAGTGCATCCTCTGCGCCGCCTGCACGTCCTCGTGCCCGGTCTTCTGGAACGACGGCCAGTACTTCGGCCCGGCCGCCATCGTCAACGCGCACCGCTTCATCTTCGACTCGCGCGACGAGGCAGGCGAGCAGCGCCTGGAGATCCTGAACGACAAGGACGGCGTCTGGCGCTGCCGCACGACCTTCAACTGCACGGACGCCTGCCCGCGCGGTATCGAGGTCACGAAGGCGATCGCGGAAGTCAAGAAGGCACTGATCACGCGCCGGTTCTGA
- a CDS encoding thiol-disulfide oxidoreductase DCC family protein produces MAGVTDDAVAVGGPRASRPGPAAPVRRLTALYDARCSLCAFLRDWLVRQPQLVPLELVPAGSDEARRRYPGLDHGATLEEITVVGDAGQVYRGTAAWIVTLWALREHRPLAHRLSTPSGARFAKGAVLAAAKWRGAQQDGARGDGRVYRHADGWSYDPHQGWTYTPPGCDGGTCAAG; encoded by the coding sequence ATGGCCGGCGTGACGGACGACGCCGTCGCGGTCGGCGGGCCCCGCGCCTCGCGCCCCGGGCCCGCCGCCCCGGTCCGCCGACTGACCGCCCTCTACGACGCGCGGTGCTCCCTGTGCGCGTTCCTGCGCGACTGGCTCGTACGGCAGCCGCAGTTGGTGCCGCTGGAGCTGGTGCCGGCCGGGTCGGACGAGGCACGGCGGCGCTACCCCGGCCTCGACCACGGCGCCACCCTCGAAGAGATCACCGTCGTCGGTGACGCCGGGCAGGTCTACCGGGGCACCGCCGCCTGGATCGTCACCCTGTGGGCCCTGCGGGAGCACCGCCCGCTCGCGCATCGCCTCAGCACCCCGTCGGGGGCACGCTTCGCCAAGGGGGCCGTACTCGCCGCCGCCAAGTGGCGCGGGGCGCAGCAGGACGGAGCGCGAGGGGACGGGCGGGTCTATCGGCACGCGGACGGGTGGTCGTACGACCCGCATCAGGGCTGGACGTACACCCCGCCGGGCTGCGACGGCGGCACCTGCGCCGCGGGATGA
- a CDS encoding MMPL family transporter, whose protein sequence is MARWCYRHRLVVLLLWLGALFGLGAASSAAGTNYANVFSLPDTDSATAYDLMEKAFPERAGDTDTVVWKVDDGSVRDESVRSRIEPALQEIGRVQGVGEVTDPYAEQGAAQISRDGRIGYAQITFTEQANAVPKELIEDVVDTARAAERDGLQVELGGQAIARTQEPPQGTAEAVGILAAAVVLFLAFGSLFAMLLPIVVAIAGVGTGMIATMLMSHVADVPEVAPLLGSLIGLGVGIDYALFIVTRHRRGILRGMKPEEAAVTALNTSGRAVLFAGGTVCIALAGMLVMNMRFLDGVVIATSLTVVLSVLAAITLLPALLGLLGVRVLSRRQRRRLAAAGPEPAEASGLAARWSSYVQRRPRPVAAMALVVMAVLAIPVLSIRLGATDQGNHQESTTTRQAYDLLAEGFGPGVNGPLQVVVDGDAPESLVNAIRSTEGVAQVAAVPPANGVTVIQVVPTTSPQSEQTDQLIDRLRDDVIPRSGAEAHVGGVTAVFKDFASVTGDRLPYFVATIIALGFLLLLVAFRSLVVPLTAALMNLIAAAASFGVLVAIFQWGWGTELIGVGKEGPITSFLPVIMLSLLFGLSMDYQVFLVSRMHEEWVHTKDNARAVRVGLAETSRVINSAALIMICVFSAFVLSGDMEGAMAGIGLAAAVALDAFILRTALVPAAMHMLGKANWWLPDWLEKRLPHLAVEPKEEAPVAEEEPLAAGRASVVHGFIRTADGGPVEGAAVTLLTKGGRQLDRVTSLADGSYIVSVPAPGTYLLATTAASYGSRAGQVVVADGPLVYDVELAEGEPAEGEVDAVN, encoded by the coding sequence TTGGCACGGTGGTGCTATCGGCACCGGCTGGTGGTCCTGTTGCTGTGGTTGGGGGCGCTGTTCGGCCTGGGCGCGGCGAGTTCGGCCGCGGGCACGAACTACGCGAACGTCTTCTCCCTCCCGGACACGGACTCCGCGACCGCGTACGACCTGATGGAGAAGGCATTCCCGGAGCGCGCGGGCGACACCGACACGGTGGTGTGGAAGGTGGACGACGGTTCCGTACGGGACGAGTCCGTACGGTCCCGGATCGAGCCCGCGCTGCAGGAGATCGGGCGCGTGCAGGGCGTCGGTGAGGTCACCGACCCGTACGCGGAGCAGGGAGCCGCGCAGATCAGCCGGGACGGGCGGATCGGGTACGCCCAGATCACCTTCACCGAGCAGGCGAACGCCGTCCCCAAGGAGTTGATCGAGGACGTCGTCGACACGGCGCGGGCCGCCGAACGCGACGGGCTCCAGGTCGAGCTGGGCGGCCAGGCGATCGCCCGCACCCAGGAGCCGCCGCAGGGCACGGCGGAGGCGGTCGGCATCCTCGCGGCGGCGGTCGTGCTGTTCCTGGCCTTCGGCTCGCTCTTCGCGATGCTGCTGCCGATCGTCGTGGCGATCGCGGGCGTCGGCACCGGCATGATCGCGACGATGCTGATGAGCCATGTCGCGGACGTGCCCGAAGTGGCCCCGCTGCTGGGCTCGTTGATCGGCCTCGGCGTCGGCATCGACTACGCCCTGTTCATCGTCACCCGGCACCGGCGCGGCATCCTGCGCGGGATGAAGCCGGAGGAGGCGGCCGTGACCGCCCTCAACACCTCGGGCCGCGCGGTGCTGTTCGCGGGCGGCACGGTGTGCATCGCGCTCGCCGGCATGCTGGTGATGAACATGCGGTTCCTGGACGGCGTGGTCATCGCCACCTCGCTCACCGTCGTCCTGAGCGTGCTGGCCGCGATCACCCTGCTGCCCGCCCTCCTCGGCCTGCTCGGCGTGCGGGTGCTCAGCCGCCGGCAGCGGCGTCGGCTCGCGGCGGCGGGACCGGAGCCGGCGGAGGCGAGCGGACTGGCGGCGCGCTGGTCGTCGTACGTCCAAAGGCGCCCGCGCCCGGTCGCCGCGATGGCCCTCGTTGTCATGGCGGTCCTCGCGATCCCCGTCCTGTCGATCCGCCTCGGCGCCACCGACCAGGGCAACCACCAGGAGTCGACCACCACCCGGCAGGCCTACGACCTGCTCGCCGAGGGCTTCGGGCCCGGCGTCAACGGCCCGCTCCAGGTGGTGGTCGACGGCGACGCACCGGAAAGCCTGGTCAACGCGATCCGCTCGACCGAGGGCGTCGCCCAGGTGGCCGCCGTCCCGCCCGCGAACGGCGTCACGGTGATCCAGGTGGTCCCGACCACATCACCCCAGTCCGAGCAGACCGACCAGCTGATCGACCGGCTGCGCGACGACGTGATCCCGCGGTCCGGCGCCGAGGCCCATGTCGGCGGCGTGACGGCGGTCTTCAAGGACTTCGCGTCGGTGACCGGCGATCGCCTGCCGTACTTCGTCGCGACGATCATCGCGCTGGGCTTCCTGCTCCTGCTGGTGGCCTTCCGCTCGCTGGTGGTGCCGCTGACGGCCGCCCTGATGAACCTCATCGCGGCCGCCGCCTCCTTCGGCGTCCTGGTGGCGATCTTCCAGTGGGGCTGGGGCACAGAGCTCATCGGAGTCGGCAAGGAAGGACCGATCACGTCCTTCCTGCCGGTGATCATGCTGTCCCTGCTCTTCGGCCTCTCCATGGACTACCAGGTGTTCCTGGTGAGCCGGATGCACGAGGAGTGGGTGCACACCAAGGACAACGCGCGCGCGGTCCGCGTCGGCCTCGCGGAGACCAGCCGGGTCATCAACTCCGCCGCCCTGATCATGATCTGTGTGTTCAGCGCGTTCGTGCTGAGCGGCGACATGGAGGGCGCGATGGCGGGCATCGGCCTCGCGGCCGCCGTCGCCCTGGACGCGTTCATCCTGCGTACGGCGCTGGTGCCGGCCGCGATGCACATGCTCGGCAAGGCGAACTGGTGGCTGCCGGACTGGCTGGAGAAGCGGCTGCCGCATCTGGCGGTCGAGCCGAAGGAGGAGGCGCCGGTGGCCGAGGAGGAGCCGCTCGCGGCGGGCCGTGCCTCGGTCGTCCACGGTTTCATCCGCACCGCCGACGGTGGGCCGGTCGAGGGCGCGGCGGTGACGCTGCTGACGAAGGGCGGGCGTCAGCTGGACCGGGTGACGTCCCTGGCCGACGGCTCGTACATCGTCTCGGTGCCCGCGCCGGGGACGTACCTGCTGGCGACGACAGCTGCTTCGTACGGCTCCCGGGCGGGGCAGGTGGTCGTGGCGGACGGGCCGCTGGTGTACGACGTCGAGCTGGCGGAGGGCGAGCCGGCCGAGGGTGAGGTCGACGCCGTCAACTGA
- a CDS encoding replication initiator, producing the protein MIVQLIRMSGLVGWAVTAVPIARGRRPLVYPLSTEARRSVLDEAERLRLLSPTERDLLRLVHEPGFSRWLEQIKSIGGCAHPIYLAGRTTTHDAVTGEVLRHYDTADEPGGRMPVRCRNRRETRCEPCSYLHAGDTFHLVRSGLSGGKGVAHGVRRHPRLFVTLTAPSFGAVHRASGPDGAFCRPRRDRGVCEHGRSLGCGHKHTDTESVVGQALCRDCYDYAGHVLWHASVGSLWNRYCHMLRRHLATAAGITQTRLGEHLKVSFAKVAEYQKRGAVHFHVVIRLDGPDGPSSPPPLWATTELLEGAVRSAADQVEVRTPYSPATGERVIKWGKRLDVHPIRSDAFTESSTVTDNAVAAYVAKYVSKSVGDAGGIDYRIQDFNSIRLAPVNTHLRALMAACWRLGGLPGLEEMRLRAWAHTLGYRGHVLTKSRQYSTTYGALRTVRADYQGSGLLALEDRDAVTDSAWRYVGSGHSPAEADFAVGIAEDLAETARYQKRHDRRGVEICLLGKVWGGSMPVVFGVSVLKVSGVGELRARISVSLSDSRVYLVGKSKRARMRIRIPWSC; encoded by the coding sequence ATGATCGTCCAACTCATCCGGATGAGTGGCTTGGTTGGTTGGGCTGTGACAGCTGTGCCCATCGCTCGTGGAAGGAGGCCGCTTGTGTATCCGCTGTCGACTGAGGCGCGGCGTTCAGTCCTGGATGAGGCTGAGCGGCTGCGGCTTCTCTCTCCTACCGAGCGTGACCTCCTCCGGCTCGTCCACGAACCGGGGTTCTCACGCTGGCTGGAGCAGATCAAGTCCATTGGCGGCTGCGCCCACCCGATCTATCTCGCCGGGCGCACCACGACCCATGACGCGGTGACAGGCGAGGTGCTGCGGCACTACGACACGGCCGATGAACCAGGCGGCCGGATGCCGGTGCGCTGCCGCAACCGCCGTGAGACACGCTGCGAACCGTGCTCCTACCTGCACGCGGGCGACACGTTCCACCTGGTCCGCTCCGGCCTGTCGGGCGGCAAGGGCGTGGCGCATGGCGTCCGGCGTCATCCCCGGCTCTTCGTCACGCTCACCGCCCCCTCGTTCGGCGCGGTGCACCGTGCGAGCGGTCCTGACGGAGCCTTCTGCCGCCCTCGACGGGATCGCGGAGTCTGTGAGCACGGGCGGTCCCTCGGCTGCGGCCACAAGCACACGGATACCGAATCCGTGGTGGGTCAGGCGCTGTGCCGGGACTGCTACGACTACGCCGGACACGTCTTGTGGCACGCTTCCGTCGGCTCACTGTGGAACCGTTATTGCCACATGCTCAGGCGCCATCTGGCGACCGCCGCAGGAATCACCCAAACCCGCCTGGGCGAACACCTGAAAGTCTCCTTCGCGAAGGTCGCCGAATACCAAAAGCGCGGTGCCGTCCACTTCCACGTGGTCATCCGGCTCGACGGTCCGGACGGGCCTTCCTCGCCCCCGCCGCTGTGGGCCACGACCGAACTCCTTGAGGGCGCCGTGCGGTCGGCAGCTGACCAAGTAGAGGTGCGCACACCGTATTCCCCGGCAACCGGTGAACGGGTCATCAAGTGGGGAAAACGGCTCGACGTACACCCGATCCGTAGCGACGCATTTACCGAATCCTCGACTGTCACTGACAATGCCGTTGCGGCCTACGTCGCCAAATACGTATCCAAAAGCGTCGGCGACGCGGGCGGCATCGACTACCGCATACAAGACTTCAACAGCATCCGCCTAGCCCCGGTAAATACCCACCTGCGCGCTCTCATGGCTGCCTGTTGGCGCCTGGGCGGCCTTCCGGGGCTGGAGGAAATGAGGCTCCGAGCCTGGGCTCACACGCTCGGATACCGGGGCCACGTCCTCACCAAATCCCGCCAGTACTCCACCACATACGGAGCACTCCGCACCGTGCGAGCGGACTACCAGGGCAGCGGCCTCCTCGCCCTGGAGGACAGAGACGCGGTTACCGATTCCGCATGGCGCTATGTCGGCTCCGGGCACTCACCGGCCGAAGCGGACTTCGCAGTCGGAATAGCCGAAGACCTAGCCGAAACTGCGCGATATCAGAAGAGACATGATCGCCGAGGGGTGGAAATATGCCTCTTAGGGAAAGTGTGGGGTGGTTCCATGCCGGTCGTTTTCGGGGTCAGCGTCCTGAAGGTCTCAGGCGTTGGAGAATTACGAGCGCGCATCTCGGTGTCATTGAGCGACTCAAGGGTGTATTTGGTGGGGAAGTCGAAGAGAGCAAGGATGCGGATTCGTATCCCATGGAGCTGCTGA
- a CDS encoding metallophosphoesterase, with amino-acid sequence MVVVFALVALLVLSALVAGNWLVWRRLFRDTTRGPGFVRRAGVVVIAGGWALTVGALVAERAGAPFRLQQILAWPGFMWLALSIYLLLGVVAGEFVRPLLRRWVERRARGKEAAEEQPVLVPAGATAVTALATAPAATPATKSAGTQTLTPASAPADTTGPAATRATDLDSAPTTATTSALTTDPPPPSASDATPPSAPESTDPARPLAAPTRRLFVSRVVAGAAAAAAVGTVGYGTYGVLSGPKVKRVTVPLAKLPRAAHGYRIAVVSDIHLGPVLGRGFAQKVVDTINGTQPDLIAVVGDLVDGSVKDLGPAAAPLAQLRARHGAFFVTGNHEYFSGAEQWVDEVRRLGLRPLENARTELPHFDLAGVNDVAGESEGQGPDFAKALGDRDRARACVLLAHQPVQIHDAVDHGVDLQLSGHTHGGQMWPGNLIAGLANPTLAGLERYGDTQLYVSRGAGAWGPPTRVGAPSDITVIELASRQA; translated from the coding sequence GTGGTCGTCGTCTTCGCGCTTGTCGCACTGCTCGTGTTGTCCGCCCTGGTGGCGGGCAACTGGCTGGTGTGGCGCCGCCTGTTCCGCGACACGACCCGCGGCCCCGGGTTCGTGCGCCGAGCGGGCGTGGTGGTGATCGCCGGCGGCTGGGCGCTGACGGTCGGTGCCCTCGTCGCCGAGCGCGCGGGCGCCCCCTTCCGGCTCCAGCAGATCCTGGCCTGGCCGGGCTTCATGTGGCTGGCCCTGTCGATATACCTGCTGCTGGGTGTGGTGGCGGGTGAATTCGTACGACCGCTGCTGCGGCGGTGGGTCGAACGGCGGGCGCGCGGGAAGGAAGCGGCAGAGGAGCAGCCGGTGCTCGTGCCGGCGGGAGCGACCGCGGTCACGGCGCTCGCCACGGCACCCGCCGCGACGCCTGCCACCAAGTCGGCCGGGACCCAGACCCTCACGCCCGCGTCCGCCCCCGCGGATACGACCGGCCCGGCTGCGACGCGCGCGACCGACCTGGACTCGGCGCCCACGACCGCCACGACCTCTGCGCTCACAACCGACCCGCCCCCGCCGTCCGCGAGCGACGCGACCCCGCCCTCCGCCCCGGAGTCCACGGACCCCGCCCGCCCCCTGGCCGCCCCCACCCGCCGCCTCTTCGTCTCCCGAGTCGTCGCCGGTGCCGCGGCCGCGGCCGCCGTGGGAACCGTCGGCTACGGCACCTACGGCGTGCTGAGCGGCCCGAAGGTGAAGCGGGTCACCGTCCCGCTGGCCAAGCTCCCACGCGCGGCGCACGGTTACCGGATCGCGGTGGTCAGCGACATCCACCTGGGCCCGGTCCTGGGCCGGGGTTTCGCCCAGAAGGTCGTCGACACCATCAACGGCACCCAGCCCGACCTCATCGCGGTGGTCGGCGACCTGGTGGACGGCAGCGTGAAGGACCTCGGTCCGGCGGCTGCCCCGCTCGCCCAACTCCGGGCGAGACATGGCGCGTTCTTCGTCACCGGCAACCACGAGTACTTCTCGGGCGCCGAGCAGTGGGTGGACGAGGTGCGCCGCCTGGGCCTGCGCCCGCTGGAGAACGCGCGCACCGAGCTGCCCCACTTCGACCTGGCCGGCGTCAACGACGTCGCGGGCGAGAGCGAGGGCCAGGGCCCTGACTTCGCCAAGGCCCTCGGCGACCGGGACAGGGCACGCGCGTGCGTGCTCCTCGCCCATCAGCCGGTCCAGATCCACGACGCCGTCGACCACGGCGTCGACCTCCAGCTCTCCGGCCACACCCACGGCGGCCAGATGTGGCCCGGCAACCTCATCGCGGGCCTGGCCAACCCCACCCTGGCCGGCCTGGAGCGCTACGGCGACACCCAGCTGTACGTCAGCCGGGGCGCGGGCGCCTGGGGTCCGCCGACGCGCGTGGGTGCCCCGTCGGACATCACGGTGATCGAGCTGGCGTCCCGTCAGGCCTGA
- a CDS encoding VOC family protein, whose translation MSDDESYELLGFDNVLLPVGDLGEAVRFYERAGFAVGFRLDEAGIALLKVGGEMPGILLRQEEELRHRTPPWPSPRVWLEVPDARAAARALTGAGIAPLDEPSSVATGWTVEMADPWGNVIGFTDYSKRPELGRRP comes from the coding sequence ATGTCAGATGACGAGTCGTACGAACTGCTCGGGTTCGACAACGTGCTGCTGCCGGTCGGCGACCTCGGCGAGGCCGTCCGGTTCTACGAGCGGGCCGGGTTCGCGGTCGGGTTCCGGCTCGACGAGGCCGGGATCGCGCTGCTGAAGGTCGGGGGCGAGATGCCGGGCATCCTGCTGCGGCAGGAGGAGGAGTTGAGGCATCGGACGCCGCCGTGGCCCTCCCCGCGCGTGTGGCTGGAGGTGCCGGACGCGCGGGCGGCGGCGCGGGCGTTGACCGGCGCGGGCATCGCGCCGCTCGACGAGCCGTCCTCGGTGGCCACCGGCTGGACCGTCGAGATGGCCGACCCCTGGGGGAACGTCATCGGGTTCACGGACTACTCCAAGCGGCCGGAGCTCGGGCGCAGGCCATGA
- a CDS encoding TetR/AcrR family transcriptional regulator: MNDSPEQGDAPSKSEQTRALILETAMRLFQERGYDKTTMRAIAQEAGVSVGNAYYYFEGKEHLIQGFYDRIATEHKVAIREVLARETDLEARLAGVLRAWLDIATPYHEFAVQFFKNAADPASPLSPFSAESEHARVEAIGIHRQVLAGATKTKVPEELRDVLPEMMWLGQMGLVLYWVYDRTEGRRNSYRLAARSARLTARGVSLARFRVLRPLVREVHDLFTDFLPGMTNAVPDPAKDAKGAPAEDERP, translated from the coding sequence ATGAACGACAGCCCTGAACAGGGCGACGCGCCCAGCAAGTCCGAGCAGACCCGTGCGCTGATCCTGGAGACCGCCATGCGGCTGTTCCAGGAGCGCGGCTACGACAAGACGACGATGCGGGCGATCGCCCAGGAGGCCGGGGTCTCCGTCGGCAACGCGTACTACTACTTCGAGGGCAAGGAACACCTGATCCAGGGCTTCTACGACCGGATCGCCACCGAGCACAAGGTGGCGATCCGGGAGGTCCTGGCCCGGGAGACCGACCTGGAGGCGCGGCTCGCCGGCGTCCTGCGGGCGTGGCTGGACATCGCCACGCCGTACCACGAGTTCGCGGTGCAGTTCTTCAAGAACGCCGCCGATCCCGCCAGCCCGCTCAGCCCCTTCTCCGCCGAGTCGGAGCACGCGCGCGTGGAGGCCATCGGCATCCATCGCCAGGTGCTGGCGGGCGCGACGAAGACCAAGGTGCCCGAGGAGCTCCGGGACGTGCTGCCCGAGATGATGTGGCTCGGCCAGATGGGGCTCGTCCTGTACTGGGTCTACGACCGGACCGAGGGGCGCCGGAACAGCTACCGGCTCGCCGCACGAAGCGCCCGGCTGACCGCGCGGGGCGTCTCGCTGGCGCGGTTCCGGGTGCTGCGGCCGTTGGTGCGCGAGGTGCACGACCTGTTCACGGACTTCCTGCCGGGGATGACGAACGCGGTGCCGGATCCGGCGAAGGACGCGAAGGGGGCGCCCGCCGAGGACGAGCGCCCCTGA